The following are encoded together in the Phoenix dactylifera cultivar Barhee BC4 unplaced genomic scaffold, palm_55x_up_171113_PBpolish2nd_filt_p 000913F, whole genome shotgun sequence genome:
- the LOC120107586 gene encoding transcription factor MYB54-like: MESPAVAGGADDSEGCTRGHWRPGEDEKLRQLVEEYGPHNWSSIAEKLQGRSGKSCRLRWFNQLDPRINKRPFTEEEEQRLLAAHQVHGNKWALMARLFPGRTDNAVKNHWHVIMARRQRERSRIISKRYFQSPLLDDCTNTSTGHQGESNSRPPTKDRIFGLSPSRAFSGSTKSSSLRDNSGAKRMDYYNQRHGFKILESFHSTNQRLFSRHCTSMYGANQNFSALGQANKKPFVYYPGGFTSGNDGCAGKDPNESEIIRVGDNMIRLVNIRANDEQEQEDDSPSYKDVPFIDFLGVGIAS; this comes from the exons ATGGAGTCACCGGCGGTCGCCGGAGGAGCCGATGACTCCGAGGGGTGCACCCGAGGTCATTGGAGGCCCGGTGAGGATGAGAAGCTACGACAGCTTGTCGAGGAGTACGGACCTCACAATTGGAGCTCGATCGCTGAGAAGCTTCAAGGAAGATCAG GAAAGAGCTGTAGATTGAGGTGGTTTAACCAACTTGACCCTAGGATCAACAAAAGACCATTCacagaagaagaggaacaaagGCTCCTCGCGGCCCACCAGGTTCATGGCAACAAGTGGGCGCTCATGGCACGGCTCTTCCCTGGTAGGACTGACAATGCTGTGAAGAACCACTGGCATGTGATCATGGCTCGAAGACAAAGAGAACGGTCCAGGATCATTAGCAAGAGATACTTTCAAAGTCCCCTTCTTGATGATTGCACCAACACCAGCACTGGACATCAAGGAGAGAGTAACTCGAGGCCCCCAACAAAAGATAGGATCTTTGGGTTATCACCTTCGAGGGCCTTCTCTGGATCAACCAAATCATCATCACTACGTGATAATTCTGGTGCGAAGAGAATGGATTACTATAATCAGAGACATGGCTTCAAGATTCTTGAGAGCTTTCACTCGACCAACCAGCGTCTTTTCTCACGCCACTGCACTTCCATGTATGGCGCCAATCAGAATTTCAGTGCACTAGGACAGGCCAACAAGAAGCCATTTGTTTACTACCCCGGCGGATTCACCTCTGGGAACGATGGTTGTGCAGGAAAGGATCCAAATGAGTCTGAAATAATTAGAGTCGGGGATAATATGATTCGGTTGGTGAATATTAGAGCTAATGATGAGCAAGAACAGGAAGATGACTCGCCGAGCTACAAGGATGTTCCATTCATAGACTTCTTAGGTGTGGGTATCGCCTCATGA